CGCAACTGCTCGAGAAACAGTCGGCGAAAGAGTCGTTAGAGCACCCGTACGGGCAGGTAGAAGCCGGGGCGGCAGGCGATCCAGCGCTCGCCGTCCGGCGAGATACCAACACCGGGCACGACACAATGCACGTGCGGATGGTGCAGCAGGTTCTGCCCCCACGTGTGCAGGATCGGGATAAAGCCGATCTCGGCGCCCAGGTGCTTCGGATCGGCGGCGATCGTGCGCAGCGTCCCGGCGCTGGCACGAAACAGCATGTCGTAGAGCACCCGTTTGTTCTGGTACGCGAGCGCCGCGATGGGTTCGGGCAGTGTGAAGACGACATGGAAGTACTCCACCTGTGGAAGGAGCTCCGCGTGCCGGCGTTCAAGCCATTGCGCACGGCCGAGCGACTGGCACTTTGGACAGTGGCGATTGCGGCATGTAATGGAGCGCACTCCATTACATGTCTTACGGGGAGTCCTGGCTAACAGGGAGTCCGAAAGCATGTTCGGAGCCCCAGACCGAACAATTCTGTGTTTTTGCTCCCCATTAAAACGCGCCCCTCCGTTGCTATCGTGGTCTGGCTTTCACGGGCAATCATCACAGGAGGACGTGATGCTAGACACATACCTGGTAGCACCAAAGACTTTGAGGCGCCTGCGTACGGGACCGGTCGGCGCCTTCATTGACGGCTTTGCTGATGCGCTGGAGCGGGACGGATATTCAGCGGCCAGCGCCGAGCGGTACATACGTGCCGCCGATCATCTGGGCCGCTGCATGCTGATGAGTGGCAGACCTCTGGCTGAGGTAGGTCCGCAGATGTTGGAAATCTTCCGTCGACATCTTCCGACGTGCAGTTGTCCAGATGCAAAGGGCGGCAAAGCAAACCACCATGTTTACTTCGGAGCGAAGCGCTTTCGTGAGTACCTGATCAGGATCGGTGTCTGTCAGGCAGGGAAACCCGCAACGGCCGAGATTTGCGAACCTAACATCGTCAGCGGTTTCCGGCGGTGGATGCAAAAGCACCGGGGCGCAAAGCCGGCGACACTTCGGCTGTACTGTCGCGATGCCACGACAATGCTCGAGTTACTTGGGCACGATGTCGGCGGGTGGGATCCGAAGCGCGTGCGGACGTTCCTGCTGGACAGTGTTGGCAAGTGCAGTGTCAGTACGGTCGAAAAGCGGGTCACCAGCGCGCGGGCCTTCCGGCGTTATCTGGGTGTTCACGGCCTGTGTCGGGCCGGTCTCGACCACGCGGTTCCCGCACTAGCGCATTGGCGCCTGTCGACACTCCCGCAGTGTCTTGCGCCTGACGATGTTGACCGTCTAATAGCCGCTTGCGATGGCCATTCACTTCGAACACTTCGCGACCGCGCGATCATTCTGTTGCTCGTGCGACTCGGGGTGCGTGCGGGCGACCTCGCAAACCTTCGAATGAGAGACATTGAGTGGGAAACCGGGACGCTGCGGGTCTCGGGTAAGGGTCGTTATGAAGTTCGACTCCCGCTGCCCCAAGACGCTGGTGAGGCACTCCTGCGCTATCTCGAATCCCGATCCCGAGTGACAGGAGATGACCGCGTCTTCGTACGCAACATTGCTCCCTTCAAGCCGTCTGTTTCGGGCGATGCCATTTCCTCGGTAGTGAAACGCGCGCTCAAGCGGGCCAAGGTGAGTTCACCCGCCAGGGGCGCACATCTGCTGCGACACACAGCGGCGACCGAGATGTTGCGTCACGGTCTTCCCCTCGAGCAGATCGGCATGATTCTCAGGCACCGCGGTATCGACAGGACGGCCTATTACGCCAGGATTGACTTTGCACTGCTCAGGCGAATCGCCCAGCCTTGGCCGGAGGTGATGAAATGATGTCCGCCGTGGAGTCCTATCTCGCTGCGTGTCGGGCCGCGGGATTCAAGATGTCGAACGTGGAATACCTGCTGCGCAGCTTCGCGCGCTTCGCCGTCAATCGTGGTGAAACGCACGTCCGCGCACAGACTGCTATCGACTGGGCAACTGAGGCTGCATCGGTAGCCTAGCGTGACGCGCGGCTGAAGACCGTATGCAGGTTCGCGCGGTACCTGTTCATAGAGGATCAGAACCATGAGTTGCCGCCGGTGCGGTACTTCGCCTACCGAAAGACCCGGCGGGCTCCGTACATTTTTACACGGACCGACATTGAACAACTGATCGACGCTGCGCTGAAACTCGAGCCCACCAACGCACTGCGTCCACAGACATATGCTTCGTTGATCGCTCTGCTGTCCACCACTGGTCTGCGCGTATCGGAAGCCCTGAATCTACGGTCTGCCGACATTACGCCGGAGGGACTCGTCATTCGAAAGAGCAAATTCCAGAAGAGTCGTCTGGTTCCTCTCCACGATACAGCGACGGAGGGGCTGCACAAATATCTAACGCTGCGGCGACTGGCGCATCCGGGCGATGACCATGTGTTCGTTGATGACGACGGTCACCCGCTCAGGTACACGATTGCCTACTGGACGTTCCGGAAGCTGCTGAAGTTGGCTTGCATTGGCCCTTCCTCCAACGGCCAGAGCCCGCGTTTGCATGGGCTCAGGCACACGTTCGCCATTCGTGCACTCGAAGCGAGCCCTGAAGGCCGGGACCGCGTCGGGCAGCACATGCTGGCCCTTGCGACGTACCTAGCAGGCTGCTGAAATACACCCGAGCTAAAGCGGCCTCGCTCCAATTACGCGGCTCTCGCCGCAAGATTTTCGCATTGTGCGAATTCAACGTCCTGTTAAGCGATTTGAGGTCAATTCATGGCCTCATTTCCGTGTTGACTTTCACGATGAATTGGTAAGGAGCCTCGCAGCCGGTGGTCGGCGACGCTCCATGCCACCATTGCTGTACTCCCGCAACCGTCCGTCACGGAGGACATCATGAACGCGATTACCCGAGTCGGCATTGATCTCGCCAAGAACGTTATGCAGATTCATGCGGTCGACCAGGCCGGTCACGTTGTGCTCCGCAAAACCATTACCCGCGAGAAGTTCCTTAGCTGGTTCGCGAACCTTCCGCGGTGCCGCGTTGCCATGGAAGCGTGCAGCACCGCCCACTACTGGGCACGCCGGCTGAGCGAACTTGGGCACGAGGTCCGGCTGATACCCCCGCAATTCGCCGCACCCTACCGCAAGGGCGGCGCCCACGTGAAGAACGACGCGCTCGACGCTGAAGCCGTTTGCGAAGCTGACAGCCGTCCCCAGATGCGTTTCGTCCCCGTGAAGTCGCCAGCCCAACAGGGCGTGCTAACGCTCCACCGCATGCGCACTGGCTACGTCGAGGAGCGCACTGCGCTGGTCAACCGGCTGCGCGCACTCCTTGCCGAATTCGGCATTTTCATCCCGCAAGGCATCGACCGGTTGCGCAGGCACTTCGTCGCACAAGTCGAGGACGGCGCCAGCGAGCTTCCCGGCACGGCGCGTGAAGCGTTAATGCGCGCCTGGACACAGTGGCAGACGCTCGATCAGGAAATCGCCTGGTACGACCGCCAGATCGCTGCCCACGCTTGTCACGATGGCGCCGCCAAGCGCTGCATGGACATGTGCGGCGTCGGCCCGCTTACCGCATCGGCCGCCGTCGCCACCATCGTCAATGCCAACCAGTTCAAGAACGGCCGCCAGATGGCGGCCTGGCTTGGTCTCGTGCCCCGCCAGAACAGCAGCGGCGGCAAGCAGCGCCTTGGCCGCATTACCAAACAGGGAAACGATTATCTGCGCATGCTGCTGTTTCAGGGCGCGCGCTCTGCGGTCTTCACCGCGCACCGGCGTGACGACCGGGTCTCGCGCTGGATCGTTCAGCTGCAGACCCGGGTGGGCTATTACCGGACACTGGTCGCTGTAGCTAATAAGAACGCTCGCATCCTCTGGGCCATCCTCGCAAAAGGCGAGAAGTTCAACCCCGCTCACGCGCCCGCCCGTCCCAATCCCGCGAGCGACGCGTGACCGACGTTCAACCCCACGCAGTACTCGCTTTGCTCATCTTCCTTCAGGACGCAACAGGCAGTGATAGCGACAGGTCAGACCGGCAGCAGGCGAACTCGGAAGTCCGTCAGGCGCACGTGCCACTTCGTGTCGCCGCACTATGGATGGAGTCCTGCTGCGCGGTTACTATCCGGGCTCCGGCGCGCGACGACTGCGCCCAACAAGGCCGTTTATAGGTGTGCAGTCTCTCCCGTCGCTTCACGCACAGATTTCTCAAACGCAGGAAACACCACATGATATGTGATCCTTACTTCCCAAGACCAACTTGCTAAAAGGCGAGGCTCCTTATAGGACGGACTTGTGCCAAGGATCGCAGGCGCACGAGGTTATAGGCGACCATGTTTAACACGAACATCTGATCCACCTTCTTCAACCCGCGCACCATCGTCTGGCGCATGCGCCCCACGGTCTTCGCCCAGCCGAAGCCTTGTTCGATCAGCTTGCGCTTTTGCTGAGAAATGGCGTAGCCCACGCTCGAGGCAATCGTGTCGGCCACCGCCGAACGCCGCCCCGAGGTATTTTGCGCTACGTGCGGTGTCACCTTCATTTCGTGGCAGGCCTCGATGAATTCCTGTGCGTCGTAACCCTTGTCCGCACCCAGCGTGATTTCTGCGCTCGCATCCTTTACCGCTTGCCGCACGTCGTTGATCATGATCTTGGCCGCTTCACGCTCGGCATGCCCGTCGGCGTGGGTCACACGCGCGTTGATCACCAAGCCGTGCCGGTTATCGGTCAACGTATGGCCCATGTACCGCAATTCGCTGGCCGTCTTGCCTTTGCGATAGAGCCGCGCATCGGGATCGGTCCTCGACTGATGCGTCTCGTTGCTGCGCTTGCTACCTTTGAAGTCGTCTGTGCTGCCGCCGTCGTTGTCCTGATCGTCACCGTCCTTGCGCACGAAGCTCTTGTGTCCCGCCCACGCCTGGATCAGCGTGCCGTCGACGCTGAAGTGTTCGCCCGAGAGCAGATCCTTCTTCTCAGCTATGGCCACTACTTCGTTGAAGAATTCGATGATCGCATCGTGCTTGATCAATCGCTCGCGATTCTTCGTGAAGACCGTGGGCACCCACACCTCGTCATCCATTGCCAGGCCGATAAACCAACGAAAAAGCCGGTTATATTGAACCTGCTCCATCAGTTGCCGCTCCGAGCGGATGTTGTAGAGAACCTGGATCAGCATGGCTCGCAGCAGCTTCTCTGGCGCGATGCTCGGCCGCCCGTCCTTTATGTTCGCTTCGTACATCCCGGCGAACAGTCGATCCATCTTCGCCAGCGCTTCGTTCGCCATCACGTGGATCGATCGCAACGGATGCGACTTCGGGACGAAGTCGTCCAGCTTTCGCAGGGAAAACAGACTCGGTGAACGTGTCGGCGCCGCGCATGATCTCCAGTGGGCAAGTGAGGGTCCTAATATCAACGCATCAGGGGACTTCCGCGATGACGTCAGCCGCCGGTACTTCAGCAACCTGTTAAACGGACGTTGAATTCGCATTGAATCTGCACGATGCGAAAAATCTTGCGACGCGAGTCGCGTAATAAGAGCGGGGCCTCTTTAATTCGAGTGTACTTCAGCAGCCTGTTAATGGAGAGTTACAGGAGCGCGAGTTCCCCGGTTCGCGCTCGCTCGACACGTCCACTCCCCATAAGGCATGAGTCGTAGGCGATGCGCTGATGGCCACAGGCATCGCACTGCTCGACATGTGCGCCGAGCGTGGCGGTAGGACACAGCTCGATCGGTGAACGTGTCGGCGCCGCGCATGATCTCCAGTGGGCAAGTGAGGGTCCTAATATCAACGCATCAGGGGACTTCCGCGATGACGTCAGCCGCCGGTACTTCAGCAACCTGTTAAACGGACGTTGAATTCGCATTGAATCTGCACGATGCGAAAAATCTTGCGACGCGAGTCGCGTAATAAGAGCGGGGCCTCTTTAATTCGAGTGTACTTCAGCAGCCTGTTAATGGAGAGTTACAGGAGCGCGAGTTCCCCGGTTCGCGCTCGCTCGACACGTCCACTCCCCATAAGGCATGAGTCGTAGGCGATGCGCTGATGGCCACAGGCATCGCACTGCTCGACATGTGCGCCGAGCGTGGCGGTAGGACACAGCTCGATGGCGCTCATCACACGCCGCTGGACACGACTGAGCCCGTCGGCATGAGTGTGCCGGTACTGCGGGCCGCAGCGGCGAAAGATGTCCGCCACCTCGAGCGCCGGGCGCATCGCTGCGCTCAGAAGTACTCGGGCGCAGGAGGCGGAGATGGAATGGGATCGGGGTGCGGCACCAGGTCGAAGGGACTGGTGGTGGCGCACACGGTACTGGTCGCGATGCGCAGGTAAATGAAATGTGCTGCAGCACATTTCGGATATCTACACGCACATCTGGGAATCAAGGAGCAAGCTCTCGCCCGGGTTCGCATGCCTAACACCCAGCCCGGCCGGTATCGCCCCTCCGATACGCTTCTCGCCTTTCTGGAGTCGCTTTGATTATGCCGATACCTAAAGTGCGTTCGCCGCCAGCAGTCGGGTATCGCAGCCGGACTTCGGCATAGTCCGGACATCGGCGTAATGGAACTTCCGACATCGGGATAAGTTTCATAAAATGGAAAACGTCATGAACGCGCTGCCCAAGTCGCAACAGGCATGCGCGAAGGCCGACATGCAATCGATCTGCATGGCGGCGACCCGCGCCGACGCGCACCCTGCCTTCGATCGTTTCGTGTCGATCTATGCGGCCAGATATCCGAATGCGACCGAGACGTTGAAGAAGGACCGGGAGAGCTTGCTCGCGCTTTACGAATTTCCTGCCGAGCACTGGCAACTGCGCACGACCAACGCGATTGAATCGACGTTCGCGACGGTGCGACACCGTACGACGCGCACGCGTAACTGCGTATCGCGACCAACCTTCCTCGGACTAGCATTCAAGCTGATCGAGGAAGCCGAAAAAACCTCGAGCCGTATCAACGGCCCGGAAAAGATCAAGCTGTTGCTCGAGGGCGTTGCCTTTAAGGACGGCGAACCGGTGCAAGACGATCGGCCGGATCAGCAGAAACTCGCCGCTTGAAATCGATCGCCGTCAAATTGTTCATACACCACTCTTGACGTTAGCTCTGCTACTGGTGCGGGTACAGTCTACGTTCGTCAACTTGACAAAGCCGCTTCGCCTCTTCATTTCCCACTTCGCGGTCGGTCGTGGACGACTTTGACGAATCTGATACTCTATTTCTGAGTCGCTCGACCTCTATTTTTGTATTCCCACAAATCTTCCTGGAGAGAAACAATGGCGGCATTAGCCCACGACAGCGCTCAGTTGACGTCTACTGACCCCACCGCACAGTCGGATTGCCGGCAGGTCTGTCCCAGTCCAGATCAGATCGGGGCAGACAAAAAGCGGTGATTGGCCAACTTAGACCTAGATTACACCACAGTAGCGAAAGGAGAAGAAAAAACGACTCCGGAACAAGCGGCAGGCACCCTAAGCTCGTATATGGCAAATAACGGCTGGAAACGGATGGAGGCGGGCGGTCTATATTGGCTCGCAGAAAACACCGACGGCAACGTACCGCCAGATGTCTCAGAGGCGGCGAGATACATGATGCGAAACCCAGACGTCTTTCGCCAGATCGAAACGCACTTAACAGGAACTATCGATGGTGTAGCTACTAGTGGGGACCTGAACTGGGCTGCAATGGGCGGGCCGAACCAGCGAAACTGACTGCGCCACCGAGTCGATGGTCATGTGGCGCGGTGGCATTAGGTGCACTGGACTAGACAGAGAGGCGTTAGTCAAAATGAGTTCTTCAGCTTTCGCCAGCAGATGATGCAGCAGGCGATTTTCATGAAGGCTTCATGGATGTTGCAAGACCTTCGAAGCGGATGCGCAGTCGTCGCAAGTTATGAAGCCACGAAATGGTGCTCTCGACGGCTCTGGCGCAAATAGCGGGGGGCGAATCGGTTAGAGGGTGTTAGCAACTTTGAGCTAGGCCTGGTACCCAGGCGGAATGAAAAAACGCAGGCCCTACCCAACGGATGTATCGGATGAAGAGTGGTACTTCGCCGCTCCGTACCTGACCTTGATGAACAAGGACGCACCGCAGCGCCGCTACGAACTGCGCGAGATGTTCAACGCGCTGCGCTGGATCGTACGTGCGGGAGCCCCATGGCGTTTGTTGCCCAATGATTTTCCGCCGTGGGAACTGGTCTACCAGCAGACGCAACGCTGGATTCAGGCGGGCTGCTTCGAGGCCATGGTGAGCGATTTGCGGTCGATCATCCGGGTCGCCCAGGACCGCCGTGGTCAACCCAGCGCGGTCATCCTCGATGGCCGTACGCTGCAGTCGACGTGCGAAAGGGGTGCACGTGCAGGCTACGACGGGTACAAACGCAAGAAAGGCAGCAAGGTACATATGGCGGTGGACACGTTGGGACAACTTCTCGCGGTGCATGTGACGCCGGCCAACGAGCAGGAGCGCGCGCAGGTTGGAGAACTGGCGCGTCAGGTTCAGCAGGCAACAGGCCAGACGGTCAAGGTGGCGTTCGCGGATCAGGGATATACCGGCGAAGAGCCCGCGCAGGCGGCGCTTGACGAAGGGATTGAACTTCAGGTCATCAAGTTGCCAGAGGCGAAAAAGGGCTTCGTGCTGTTGCCGCGCCGCTGGGCGGTCGAGCGCAGCTTCGGCTGGCTCAACCGCTTCCGCCGACTGGCAAGAGACTACGAGCGATTGCCCGAAACTCTGGCCGGCTTGCACTTCGTCGTATTCTCCGTGCTTATGCTTGTCCACTTTGCAACCCTTAGCAGAAGTGCCTAACACGCTCTAACTGTCGGTGGCCGTTTTCAACACCAACCACCAGTTTGGCACTCGCTGTCGCCAGATATAGCGAGAGCTCCGCCGTGTCCGCTGGCTTGGCTTACCGACGCGGGGAGGGAGGCGTCCATACCATCTTCGTGCGCAAGGACAGTGACGATCAGGACAACGACGGCGGCAGCACAGACGACTTTAAAGGTAGCAAGCGCAGCAACGAGACGCATCAGTCGAGGGCCGATCCCGATGCGCGGCTCTATCGCAAAGGCAAGACGGCCAGCGAATTGCGGTACATGGGCCATACGTTGACCGATAACCGGCACGGCTTGGTGATCAACGCGCGTGTGACCCACGCCGACGGGCATGCCGAGCGTGAAGCGGCCAAGATCATGATCAACGACGTGCGGCAAGCGGTAAAGGATGCGAGCGCAGAAATCACGCTGGGTGCGGACAAGGGTTACGACGCACAGGAATTCATCGAGGCCTGCCACGAAATGAAGGTGACACCGCACGTAGCGCAAAATACCTCGGGGCGGCGTTCGGCGGTGGCCGACACGATTGCCTCGAGCGTGGGCTACGCCATTTCTCAGCAAAAGCGCAAGCTGATCGAACAAGGCTTCGGCTGGGCGAAGACCGTGGGGCGCATGCGCCAGACGATGGTGCGCGGGTTGAAGAAGGTGGATCAGATGTTCGTGTTAAACATGGTCGCCTATAACCTCGTGCGCCTGCGATCCTTGGCACAAGTCCGTCCTATAAGGAGCCTCGCCTTTTAGCAAGTTGGTCTTGGGAAGTAAGGATCACATATCATGTGGTGTTTCCTGCGTTTGAGAAATCTGTGCGTGAAGCGACGGGAGAGACTGCACACCTATAAACGGCCTTGTTGGGCGCAGTCGTCGCGCGCCGGAGCCCGGATAGTAACCGCGCAGCAGGACTCCATCCATAGTGCGGCGACACGAAGTGGCACGTGCGCCTGACGGACTTCCGAGTTCGCCTGCTGCCGGTCTGACCTGTCGCTATCACTGCCTGTTGCGTCCTGAAGGAAGATGAGCAAAGCGAGTACTGCGTGGGGTTGAACGTCGGTCACGCGTCGCTCGCGGGATTGGGACGGGCGGGCGCGTGAGCGGGGTTGAACTTCTCGCCTTTTGCGAGGATGGCCCAGAGGATGCGAGCGTTCTTATTAGCTACAGCGACCAGTGTCCGGTAATAGCCCACCCGGGTCTGCAGCTGAACGATCCAGCGCGAGACCCGGTCGTCACGCCGGTGCGCGGTGAAGACCGCAGAGCGCGCGCCCTGAAACAGCAGCATGCGCAGATAATCGTTTCCCTGTTTGGTAATGCGGCCAAGGCGCTGCTTGCCGCCGCTGCTGTTCTGGCGGGGCACGAGACCAAGCCAGGCCGCCATCTGGCGGCCGTTCTTGAACTGGTTGGCATTGACGATGGTGGCGACGGCGGCCGATGCGGTAAGCGGGCCGACGCCGCACATGTCCATGCAGCGCTTGGCGGCGCCATCGTGACAAGCGTGGGCAGCGATCTGGCGGTCGTACCAGGCGATTTCCTGATCGAGCGTCTGCCACTGTGTCCAGGCGCGCATTAACGCTTCACGCGCCGTGCCGGGAAGCTCGCTGGCGCCGTCCTCGACTTGTGCGACGAAGTGCCTGCGCAACCGGTCGATGCCTTGCGGGATGAAAATGCCGAATTCGGCAAGGAGTGCGCGCAGCCGGTTGACCAGCGCAGTGCGCTCCTCGACGTAGCCAGTGCGCATGCGGTGGAGCGTTAGCACGCCCTGTTGGGCTGGCGACTTCACGGGGACGAAACGCATCTGGGGACGGCTGTCAGCTTCGCAAACGGCTTCAGCGTCGAGCGCGTCGTTCTTCACGTGGGCGCCGCCCTTGCGGTAGGGTGCGGCGAATTGCGGGGGTATCAGCCGGACCTCGTGCCCAAGTTCGCTCAGCCGGCGTGCCCAGTAGTGGGCGGTGCTGCACGCTTCCATGGCAACGCGGCACCGCGGAAGGTTCGCGAACCAGCTAAGGAACTTCTCGCGGGTAATGGTTTTGCGGAGCACAACGTGACCGGCCTGGTCGACCGCATGAATCTGCATAACGTTCTTGGCGAGATCAATGCCGACTCGGGTAATCGCGTTCATGATGTCCTCCGTGACGGACGGTTGCGGGAGTACAGCAATGGTGGCATGGAGCGTCGCCGACCACCGGCTGCGAGGCTCCTTACCAATTCATCGTGAAAGTCAACACGGAAATGAGGCCATGAATTGACCTCAAATCGCTTAACAGGACGTTGAATTCGCACAATGCGAAAATCTTGCGGCGAGAGCCGCGTAATTGGAGCGAGGCCGCTTTAGCTCGGGTGTATTTCAGCAGCCTGTTAAGGCCCCTGTGTCAAGTAAGGATCGGCTCGCGTAATACAGCCGTCTCGAAGCGAGGAGACAGGTGCGGGCAGCAGTTCGCTTCCGCACTGATCATTTCGCTGTGCTCTGGGAAAGTCCTGTAACAATGGTGCACCATGTTCTACAGCAATCTGGTTATCACCGGCGCTGCATTCTTAAATCGCGTGGGTTGCCCCGCCTACAGAAGCGGCATGGATGTGGTCCGATAGTATTTGAACCGTGGGGGCAACGAGAGATAAGGGTGGCGCGTTATAAACAACATTTCAAGGACCACATAGCAAACCGCGTGTTAACGTCGACGAATGAAGCGTTGGAAACGGCTTCAACGCAAATTTGTGCCAGTGCATACGCTTGAGATGTGGCGCGCGCAAG
This DNA window, taken from Paraburkholderia sabiae, encodes the following:
- a CDS encoding IS5 family transposase gives rise to the protein MKKRRPYPTDVSDEEWYFAAPYLTLMNKDAPQRRYELREMFNALRWIVRAGAPWRLLPNDFPPWELVYQQTQRWIQAGCFEAMVSDLRSIIRVAQDRRGQPSAVILDGRTLQSTCERGARAGYDGYKRKKGSKVHMAVDTLGQLLAVHVTPANEQERAQVGELARQVQQATGQTVKVAFADQGYTGEEPAQAALDEGIELQVIKLPEAKKGFVLLPRRWAVERSFGWLNRFRRLARDYERLPETLAGLHFVVFSVLMLVHFATLSRSA
- a CDS encoding tyrosine-type recombinase/integrase, whose translation is MRYFAYRKTRRAPYIFTRTDIEQLIDAALKLEPTNALRPQTYASLIALLSTTGLRVSEALNLRSADITPEGLVIRKSKFQKSRLVPLHDTATEGLHKYLTLRRLAHPGDDHVFVDDDGHPLRYTIAYWTFRKLLKLACIGPSSNGQSPRLHGLRHTFAIRALEASPEGRDRVGQHMLALATYLAGC
- a CDS encoding tyrosine-type recombinase/integrase, producing the protein MLDTYLVAPKTLRRLRTGPVGAFIDGFADALERDGYSAASAERYIRAADHLGRCMLMSGRPLAEVGPQMLEIFRRHLPTCSCPDAKGGKANHHVYFGAKRFREYLIRIGVCQAGKPATAEICEPNIVSGFRRWMQKHRGAKPATLRLYCRDATTMLELLGHDVGGWDPKRVRTFLLDSVGKCSVSTVEKRVTSARAFRRYLGVHGLCRAGLDHAVPALAHWRLSTLPQCLAPDDVDRLIAACDGHSLRTLRDRAIILLLVRLGVRAGDLANLRMRDIEWETGTLRVSGKGRYEVRLPLPQDAGEALLRYLESRSRVTGDDRVFVRNIAPFKPSVSGDAISSVVKRALKRAKVSSPARGAHLLRHTAATEMLRHGLPLEQIGMILRHRGIDRTAYYARIDFALLRRIAQPWPEVMK
- a CDS encoding IS110 family RNA-guided transposase — its product is MNAITRVGIDLAKNVMQIHAVDQAGHVVLRKTITREKFLSWFANLPRCRVAMEACSTAHYWARRLSELGHEVRLIPPQFAAPYRKGGAHVKNDALDAEAVCEADSRPQMRFVPVKSPAQQGVLTLHRMRTGYVEERTALVNRLRALLAEFGIFIPQGIDRLRRHFVAQVEDGASELPGTAREALMRAWTQWQTLDQEIAWYDRQIAAHACHDGAAKRCMDMCGVGPLTASAAVATIVNANQFKNGRQMAAWLGLVPRQNSSGGKQRLGRITKQGNDYLRMLLFQGARSAVFTAHRRDDRVSRWIVQLQTRVGYYRTLVAVANKNARILWAILAKGEKFNPAHAPARPNPASDA